Genomic window (Neurospora crassa OR74A linkage group VI, whole genome shotgun sequence):
ACGGCTAAGGCCAATTGGATGATCTGCGCAAACCTTCCAATGTCGAATCGCGCCCGAAGTCAGTCGACGCCCGGTGCGAACAGGCCAAGATCCAATGTtctggtgttggtgggtggTCAAAAAACCTTTGTGTAATCAAAGTGTTTGGTTTTGATAATGACAGTCGCGACAGCAGGGTCCAGCAGGCCAAACCTCTAGGCAatgtggggggggggggggggggagtgCAGGCGCCCGGCCCGGGATGCTTGCACTGGCTGCCCTACACTGAAAAGCGCTGACAATGAAAATGCACCCACGCCTGGCAGCTGtggtttgttgttgctgtcagGTCGTGCTGGGGAATGCCAACAGCGGCTCCACATCCGCGGCTTGCAGCTGGCAGGCAGCATTTGATGCCCGGGCAGCGAGACCTGGACTCTTGGCAGTCCAGTGAAGCGCCTGGCAACTGTCAGCATTCATTTGAGCAAAAGTGAGAATGATAAAGTGACGAGATCCCATGTCTTTACCTTTACgaaacatacctacctatgaaCCGACCTCTTGTCCGTCGCGAAGCAATTCAACTTCATTTCTCGCCGTACCTTGTTGCTTGGGGAATCTGGAGGTTGGTAAAGGTTGAGATTCCGACAACCCCATGATCAGTTTGTAGCTAGACTTTAGGTGCCGGTAGTCCTAGTAAAATACGTATCATCAACATTGCGAGCCATCCCAAACCAAGTTCACCTACGCCACCAACCCGGCGAGCCGAGGTGAACTCACACCTCGTTCTCACCTAACCACCACATTCCTTCCCCTCATCACCCTTTGACAACCACCCTTTATTTGACATGAAGCTTCCCCAAGCCGTCCTGCGGCAATGTTCTCGACACTTGCGCGCTCAGAATAACTGGCCTCTCCAACCACGTCTCCAATCTGCCAAGTCCATCCTCCCCGCATCTCACCCAagctcaccaccatcaacaccatggcgCCCATCCCGGACATAcgcaacgacgacgacgacgacgacaacagtCTCAGCCGCCGACCTCGAATTCGGCCAGCCCGTCTACGAAACGCACCCCCACATCCTGCAACCGGGTGAACTAACCCCCGGCATCACGGCCCAAGAATATCACGAGCGACGTTCCAAGCTCGCCTTCGCACTTCCCGAAAACGGCATCGCCATTCTCGCCTCCTCGGAACTCAAATACCGCTCCGGCgccgtcttcttccccttccgaCAGGACTCCAACTTTCTGTATCTCACCGGATTCTCCGAGCCCGACTCGCTGGCCATCATCCAAAAGACGGGTCCCAAACCAGGCGACTACGTCTTCCACCTCTTCTGCCGGCCCAAAGACCCGCGCGCCGAGCAATGGTCCGGCCCCTGGTCCGGGCTGCAAGCAGCCGAGGATGTCTTCAACGCCGATTTTACGGGGGACATCGCCAAGGTTGAGACCTTGCTGCCACCCATCCTGCGCGGCGCCGGCAAGGTCTACACAGACATCACGCCCTCCACCCCCGTCACCGGCCAACTcgtcaccaccctcctctcGCACCTGCACCTCCCCCCGGCTCCCCTAGCCGGGCTCGTCCACTCTCTGCGGGCCATCAAATCCCCCGCCGAGATCTCCAACATGCGCCACGCCGGCCGCGTCTCCGGGCGCGCCCTCACCTCCGCCATGCGCCGCTCTTGGTCGTCCGAAAAGGACTTGGAAGCCTACCTCAACTACGCCTTCACCTCGCACGGCCTCTCGGGCCCCGCCTACGTGCCCGTCATCGCCGGCGGCAGTCGGGGCAACATGATCCACTACGTGCACAACAACCGCCTGCTCAACCAAGACGACATGGTCCTCGTCGACGCCGGCGGCGAGTACGGCACCTACATCACCGACATCACGCGCACCTGGCCCGTCAACGGCAAGTTCTCGGCCCCGCAGCGGGACCTGTACGAAGCCGTCCTGACCGTCCAGCGCAAAATGGTTTCTCTCTGTCGGGAGAACGCCACCTTGTCGCTGGACCAGATCCACCGCGCCACTGAAGCCGGTCTGCGCGAGCAACTTACTTTACTCGGCTTCGATCTTTCATCAGGGGGAGGAGGCAGGATGGATGTGCTGTTCCCTCACCATGTGGGCCATTATGTGGGGTTGGATGTGCATGATACACCCGGTTACTCGAGGAGTTTGACGCTGAGGCAGGGGCATGCGGTGACGATTGAGCCGGGCGTCTATGTGCCGCAAGACGATGACCGGTTTCCCGAGCATTTCCGGGGACTGGCGGTTCGGATTGAGGAtagtgtggtggtggacgtgGAGAGCCCCTTGATCTTGACGACGGAGGCGGTtaaggaggtggtggacatTGAGGCTTTGagggagtgagtgagtgagtttGCGGTTGTTGGTGGGGGGATGATGGGTTGTCGTTTGtgtgtatatatatatagaagggcGGGATGTATTGTGTATACTCGTGTATCAGaactctacctaggtattgtATGTGAATACCCACTCCAAGACAAGACCACGGCTGAGGGGTGATCGATCCTTTTTCAGACGCGGCTTATCTGTCTCCTTCAGTCTTCATTTGCAGACTTTCTTATGTATGATATGAGAGTCTATGCAGATCAAAAGCCGTGATGGTTTTCAGTCATTGAACAGTAAGCCACTCACTCAACCCTATCCCACTGTACACTTCAAACTCTTCTAGAAGGAAGTTCATCTCCTCCCAATCACATATTGAAAGCGGAAGAGCACAATCATTACGTCACTCGGTTTGGTGGTCACCATTCACAACTCGGTTAAGTTTAAGGTAAGAAAATTCCCATTACGACAACCTCCCTTCTTACGTAGACTGAACATACACTTGACAGACTCGTTAACACGGCACAATGTGCATCTAGGCTCACCAATAGCATCTCATGGAACTTGGCCCTCAATATCACTAAGGAAGTTCTTTGAGAAGTGATCGTAGCTATCAGCTTAATTTTTGGATATTTCAACACCGTTCGGTGATCTAAAGCTCGCGCACCCCGCGAACCAAGTTAAACGCATCGCAATCGCCTCTCGAAATCTGTTCTCAAGGGGCCATGGTAAACGATCCCGGATCACCAGTCTCGTCCATAATCTTTATATCATCGaaaccttttctttccattgACTCGTCCTTTTCTTCCAACATATCTCCCATCTTCCACGGGAAATGACCTGaccaaaagaaagaaaaaaaaaaaaaaaaaaaaaaaaaaaaaaaaaaaaaaaaccccacAGCGCAATTTTATTCCCTTCTCGTCATGCTATTTTCGCGTCTTTTGCCCCTTTCATCGCCCCTTCAAATATTTCGTGTCAGGCTTGGAGCGGGTGACCAACAAACGTTTTAAAAAGTGGGATTGATACCGAATCAATACTTGATAAAATAGAACAAGTTACACATAGATTGTCGAAACAAGTTCATCTAAATAGATAAACAAATGTGTCATAAAAACACGCCTCAAAGCCAATCGATGCTTAAACGCTGACAAATGACAGAAAAATACAAAGTGGCACAAATCGCCGAACTTGCTGAAGCCGACGTTCTAGCAGAATCCTCTGGGGTCGAACAAAGTCCTGCTATACGCTGGCATCTGGTACGCCGTCGCGGCCGTGTGATTGAGTAGCTGCTCAAACGCCTGCAGTTTTCGCGAGAGCTCTCGGTGCTCCATGGTGATTTGCTTGTTCCTCCGCTCGAGCTGGTGTATGTATTCGGTGGCCTTGGTG
Coding sequences:
- a CDS encoding xaa-Pro dipeptidase; protein product: MKLPQAVLRQCSRHLRAQNNWPLQPRLQSAKSILPASHPSSPPSTPWRPSRTYATTTTTTTTVSAADLEFGQPVYETHPHILQPGELTPGITAQEYHERRSKLAFALPENGIAILASSELKYRSGAVFFPFRQDSNFLYLTGFSEPDSLAIIQKTGPKPGDYVFHLFCRPKDPRAEQWSGPWSGLQAAEDVFNADFTGDIAKVETLLPPILRGAGKVYTDITPSTPVTGQLVTTLLSHLHLPPAPLAGLVHSLRAIKSPAEISNMRHAGRVSGRALTSAMRRSWSSEKDLEAYLNYAFTSHGLSGPAYVPVIAGGSRGNMIHYVHNNRLLNQDDMVLVDAGGEYGTYITDITRTWPVNGKFSAPQRDLYEAVLTVQRKMVSLCRENATLSLDQIHRATEAGLREQLTLLGFDLSSGGGGRMDVLFPHHVGHYVGLDVHDTPGYSRSLTLRQGHAVTIEPGVYVPQDDDRFPEHFRGLAVRIEDSVVVDVESPLILTTEAVKEVVDIEALRE